From Gossypium raimondii isolate GPD5lz chromosome 11, ASM2569854v1, whole genome shotgun sequence:
tcgcttaaaattgcttagcaaaagttgtttaacataatctctagctttatattccaccataaaacagcaaaataaacattaaaaacggtagaataagctaaaccaaatatgaaccctaacacgaattaatggtagaataagctaaaccaagttaccgggattccaaaaatacgaagaacattaaaaacggggcttggaatcacttactatggagcttgaaagcttaaaaaccctaaatatggcttcccctttgctgatttcgttcaccatgaagaagatgagcatattttgccatctttttcccatttaattctatttaataaccaaatgactaaaatgccccatttaaaaaaaatctatttcacccatttcttatgtctattttgtccatcaactaactaatggtctaattaccacataaagagctccaatttaaaatttcataacaattagacacctctaagatgtagaactcaacttttgcactatttacaatttagtccttttgactaaattgagtgcccaaacgtcgaaattttcgaacgaaatttttacgaaaattttccgtgaaattgtagaccataaaaatataataataactatattttccctcgtcggatttgtggtcccgaaaccactattctgactaggcccagaatcgggctgttacaacttcTGTTGATTTATAGAACCCAAGCTTATGCATAGctttgaaaaagaatttgaaattttgcaaaaagattagatttttatattttttatgagcAAAAAAATGGCAACTAACTCGATGAGAAATAGTCTAAAGCTGCAGAACCCAACTGGGACTTTCTATCCTAAGCAAATGAGGGAAACCCATATAGGGaagttctaattttttttcttcctaaaTCAATTGGAATTCAACaccaaaagaaattaattaaaaaaataaagagaaatggAAGGAAATGAGGGAAACCCCATATGAAAAATGGGAATAAAATCTGAAAACCAAAAAGTTCTTAAGCAATGGAGATAAATTTGAAGAGGTGGGTTTTAAAGGGAGAAGGAAAATGTAGATAAAACTTTTAAGAGAATTCAAAGAAGGGATCCCCGAAATAAGTTACACCTCAGAATCTTGAAAGAATCaatggaaaaatataaattctttttaGGTATTTGCCTTGAAAGAGATCAAAATCCACCCATTTTCTTATATTCTTTTTAGGAAATATAAGTTTCACCCTCTCTCCTTACATTGTCACCCGAGAAACTGCCATCTGTCTCAAAATCGATCCATgttcctaaatttaaaaaaaaaacttaatattttttaaaactaacgTATATGCTTAATTTTgcctataaaaatataattaaatgaaaagcgAAAAAGAAAgggcattttaccaaaaaaaaaccctttttttaaaaattaccgaaatgggcctattatttaattatttaccggaatggtctatttttcggtaaatcgcgtccacgttagcgcgatgtcaggggacgcgtcaggaaatcgcgtccacatcagcgagttgctgacatggcaacaaatcgcgccCTCTAAGACGCGATTTGCTACCACATCAGCAACTCGCGCTAATGTAGACGCGATTTCCTGAGCCACGTAGCGCGTTTCGGGGGACGCGATTTTTCTGTTtttcccacgttaggttttttcggcttttagggcttagggttcaggctttttagggtttttaggtcttggaagaaataattttgagttgacgtttctgatcaaatagtataaaatcgcttctagcaggatgctatttgagaagaatttgtgaaatcgcaccCTTGTGGACGCGcatttgctacagtaggtcatggaagaaataaatttttttgacgtttttgagcaaatagtataaaatcgcttctagcatgATGCTATTTgagatcaatttgtaaaatcgcgccctcgtggtcgcgcttttgctacagtcggtcatggaagaaataattttttttgacgtttctgagcaaatagtataaaatctcTTCTAACAAGATgctatttgaaaagaatttttgaaaatcgcgccctcgtggacgcgttTTTGCTACAGTAacatgtttgggctgaggctataaattaggcagaaaatgttctcagaatgcataagtcacaacagaaacaatttagagaggctaagaaggttagagtttcaaatatgagcgaatatattagtgttgttatttactacgatggtgaggtttgccacaccgagaatggtgttatttttttgtcggagaatacggtgcaactggtttttaaccagaacatagatttgacagaatttcgtaaaagaattaggcgtaaaattttcggaacgacgccaatgaaagttctgtctatcacgtatcgattttgttcttctgttgatccggtgacatatgactcgttcgacataaaaggtgctcgtagcttggaggcaatggtgcagactcatcttgctagtggagcaccttatattgagttatatgtacaatttacatcgccaactgatgtacttgcgaccggtgttcgagatgtatacacgacccctagccgacactcggttagcaagttacaaaatacggaacaacccatgttcggtagcggtgtcaAATGCACATCCCTCGCAAGACACTCTGttggtggatgggacatgtacgtcggtggctcgacatttgatgctggaaatacgtactggggaacggcatcaagttctagtgggtagcaatctacatccaattagggacgttatcaaatgcctagaagaagggatgacgtactccctacgacgtcaaccggtgaggggacctcgtacgttacagatgattgtgggttagaagatgacttcgatgtggatccacctcgagagcccgggcaggatggtgcagaagttggcttattttctgagccggagcctattccaacagaacctgaagatgctgaaaggagttcagatgaagaagaaaatccacgatttagagtatactcacctccagcccacatgcataatgttgaTCTGTCCGCAGAtaatgcgttagagtttccagatctaccacactgGTTGCGTGAttgtacaagttcgggggtagattcaggtgaatttgaagttggtaatcagtttaccaacaacgatagttttattggtgctttgaaacaatatagcatcaaaaacagcgttaactaccacgtcgttaaatccaaatctgataagtttgaggtgaAGTGTGTGGTCCAAGAcggtacatgttcatggaaaatctacgcctcgttaaggaaaataacagggttgtgggagattaaaaagtaccaaggtccacatacatgtgctacAAGTATAGTATTgacggtttctgaataatacttttattatgcaatgttgcattatttaatgtactcggtttataggtgtttcacaagatcatcctaagatggattcagctatgttagctagcttgatactgcctaCGGTAAAAGCAGATCCCAATACTTCAGTGtcggtgttaattgccaataattgtagccaaatggggtacacgccctcttaccgcaaggcttagatagctaagcaaaaggcgttggagaagatgcatagtgggtgggatgcctcatataatgaaatatggcagtggtttcaggtgctagagagatacgtcccaggtgccatcacagaccttgaaatgGAACATGCATACTACAAcgaccgattgctacgtggatatcaagtgttcaaacgcctgttttggacctttaagcaatgccgagacgcatttccatactgcaagccgttggtacaaattgacggtacctttatgttccgtaggtatactcatcggctattgcttgcagtggcacaggatggcggtgggagaattcttccaattgcatttgcaataacaccgggggagtcgtctgatgactgggatttctttctctttaagttaaggaggcatgtgtgcccccaacctgatatctatGTTATTTTAGATCGGGGcaccggtatactagctgcatttgatcgacagggaagcttatggcagcgcacacaccatagatattgcctaagacacattgcttcgaactactacaggcaatatccatctaagagcgaacgacgacaagtgaccgacatgggtatttagtctatatctgtgttatttcgttagtcaatttgaattagttttattggtagaagtggtataaattattcgctatgatcttatattggcagggtatgaaataaataaagatcgttttcacgagatgttgtcaattttacgttcaattaacggagaaggggcagactacctttgtaacatacgtttcgaacagtgagCATAATCATACGACGgtggcctacgatatggccatatgatgtcgaacctggctgaatgtatcaattttgttcttaaaggaacgcgccatctaccgataacatcggttgtgcgagagacatattttcgtttggcggcgctatttccaaagcgagcagcaagttatgtaggccagatgcagggaggaCATGTATGGtacagtaaggtagttcaagaaattaacaaggccaagacgagggcaaacaccatgcacacgatcgagacaattaatggtttcgcgtgacagagtttgacagaccgcaccaaggtgttgttggcgggcaatatcgtgtacacttgcgaaataggacttgtgactgtgggatgtttgatgcacttcattatccatgtgcGCATGTTATTGCAGTTTGTTagaatctccgtctggatccgatgagttatgtggacgaagtttacaaattagaaaacatgtacaacgtctggagacacgttttcccaccggtcccagatgaacgtaagtggccgcccgtgtctcttgctccttttaagctgttaccggatagagaattatgtcacaaaccaaagggtcgagcttgctcgactagaatacgtaacaatatagatatccgagaaacagccagtcaaacAAAATTATGCAGATGGTGTAGGAATTCaagccatacaagtcgatcatacCCTAATcacaatagttgaatgtaattgtaaaaaaattaagtttgtgaaattattaattgataaattgtattaatggttactaaaaattatcaaattatataaaattattaattgttagtaccagtcaaaacatttttccaaatctaacattatgtgaatgtaaattattaattgataaattgtactaatgattagtaaaattatcaaattatataaaattattaattgttagtaccaggaaaaacattttctaaatctaacattatgtgaaagtaaaattattaatttagtttaggttttaattaaattaggttagggttttaagtttagggtttaaggttttaatttaattagattagggtttttaagtttagggtttagagttttaatttaattaggttagagtttttaagttaattaggctagggtttttaagttaaggggttagggttttaatttaattaggttaggattttaattaaattaggttaggtttttaagtttagggtttagggttttaatttaattaggttagggttttaagttaattaggttaggtttttaattaaattaggttaggatttttaagtttagggtttagggttttaatttaattaggttaggatttttaattttagggtttaggttttaattaaattaggttgggtttttaagtttagggtttagggttttaattaaattaggttagggtttttaagtttagggtttagagttttaattaaattaggttaggatttttaagtttagggtttagggtttatggttttaattaaattaggttagggtttttaagttaagggggttagggtttttaagtttagggtttaaggttttttaattaaattaggttagggtttttaatttaagggtattaatggttagtagaattctcaaataatatcaaaaattcctattttattacatcaaataaacttctattttattacatcaaataatatcaaaatattaaaaatatttgtacaaataaatttaaatacagcAATTAATGTCTATGCCCGggggattcagtgccacatggcggccgtcgacggttacgtGCTAGATTCCTCATTTCTCTAGCTTCCGGCGGGGTTGTTGTTCCTCCGgcggggattctggttcttccggtacgacatctggttgtcggacttgggacgatgatccacatTCAAAGAATAGtatatgtggaggtgtttgcatcacgaaCGGCGACAGTGTTTGAAACTCATACgttggtggggattggtaaaaaggagagttCCCCGACagcccctcttgcgatccctcgtgcgcagctggcctatacatcggcggtccactcggcataacaggaaatggagctgaaccgggcatttggctccaacctgccataggactcgaaaaagggtacatataagggttaggatacatataagggctaggaaacgcacctggcatcatctgaaaataCGGGTGCGTGGGTATTATCGGTTGAACTGCTAcgtcgggtgactgtgtcggtgctctcgttgggcctggtgattgaatggccgctgatgatgagccaGGTGAATGTCtaggcctcgttgaggggctacCTTCGTCGTcttgtcgtcttggatttagaggcccgcgcctttccctttcgacacgtatttgccgctgcctctcctctggcgtcagtaaatacggcttgccattgATCCTAAatcatggcatgtattctggaaccaCGCTAACTCCGaaacgatgattggttcccgagtaggtatatatttatatcgatcttcccacatttccatGTACTCGGACTAGTATCTCATccaatccgtattcaattgTCGAAGGTCGACTTTGTGTTGATCATCAAATACCTCAGGatccacgggaatcggttgtctacatccaaactgtcgtagcactctgtctgtctggtgcggctccacggttgcgtagttgatcaacacgAGTTTCACGTGCCAAACTTGTGGATTTTTTCAGAACTCTTCTGGGATTAttgcccgaattgccggatcctcgtatggtgtccattgaaactatatgaacatgatagaaatattagttatatacataatactaaatactaaatactaaatatcaatcgactagcgaatgtatggaaatatctattttatttaaaacttacttgtgcttccgaccgttggtccaatagaagccgtatatcttcaagagaggacgGTAATTGAGCATGACTTgtcggatggttccacctaattaaataaatttttagcatacttttatttttaaaaatctacataataattgtaaaatctaatataaaatttaccacattatgagtgggaatgtatatgagTGGTctactcgaggacgtagaaatggaaagcgaaaccgtgccacGATCGCAGAGAGTGACAGTAACCTCGATTTTACTCTCCTCGGTGCGCCTCAagacatctcccgatataacaTTGCCAAGATGGTAgaccccaactcaattcaccggttgctctaaaatcaacgagtttcagcagccatcttagatgtacgcggctccgtgacgtgtcgggcatcagataacctccaattaattgaagaatgtatgcccgagcatatcagattctttcaatttctgttgAATCTTCATCCAGATCGGGAATGTGTCACGAATCCAcccatctcgatcttacctccTCCATTTTCTCCTAATAGCGCCAAAAGCTCAGAGCACACCGCCCCAATCGCTAGATTAGGCAGTTCGGTGGATCGGGctcccgtccaccggcaatcccaattacAAACTggcatcttctagagtgatagtgcactctccacatggaagatggaatgtgtgcgtctcaggtctccacctctcgatcaacgcactgattagtttTGGGTCCACATTGCATCCCcagcctaccgtcgccacgtgccaaaaatcCGCTTCCCGcgggtagttctctaccaacggtgatggaggagcatgcatattccggaaattgcattccaatacctgatctacagacttttataacaaataaaaaattaataatcatctaaaaatgcataaataaaaaattcttaaataatatttaaaatttaaatttaatacttaccattttcatttgttccaccgatatgtgatgtttatcaagacgagtcaattctccggccattgctgaaatcgtacaaatttttacggttaaaaaaaaaatttaaaaaatttaaaattattttaaaaaaagggggtTAAAAGAAACTTAAGAGGAACTTAagagaatttttgaagaaaattgagaggaaatttgagagaggattagtttgtggaaaaaaaaaaggggtagGGGTatcaatagttttttttttaccgttggggggcaacggtcaaatttttgaccgttgagCACTCGTTTCACGCTACGTGTTGAAAGCAGTAGATTTCAAATATGAAGTTGTCGATGTGGCAAGAACTCGCTACCAAGTGGATGCGATTTCCTAGCGCGTCCCCTGACGTCGCgatgacgtggacgcgatttgccgaAAAATAGACtgttccggtaaataattaaataatgggcctatttcgataattttttaaaaaaatggatttttttggtaaaatgtcCAAAAAGAAATGTAGAgcgcaaataaaataaaagggcgaaacaaataacttaaaagtttttggcaaaaaaaatatattagatcaaaagataaattgatcattattgttaaaaatgttatatattttattgttaaatgcTAATGAGGCTGTTGGAGTAATTAGACATATACTTCATGTTGATAcgttaaaattaattcaagtaaaatgaaatttttaacaaaaacaatgtaaaatggatgaaatttattttacgTGAAAAGACTATTTCaaacaaccaaaaattttatttttataaaaatcaatttatatcttaa
This genomic window contains:
- the LOC128034774 gene encoding protein MAIN-LIKE 1-like; this translates as MAGELTRLDKHHISVEQMKMSVDQVLECNFRNMHAPPSPLVENYPREADFWHVATVGWGCNVDPKLISALIERWRPETHTFHLPCGECTITLEDASL